One window of Mesorhizobium loti R88b genomic DNA carries:
- the hemJ gene encoding protoporphyrinogen oxidase HemJ codes for MAQSNNTGNAGNSTGQAMMRMTVGIGVLVVLTALLFFFAPESFYPWAKAIHILAVISWMAGMLYLPRLFVYHVDAEKGSVQSETFKVMERRLLRGIINPAMIVTWVFGLWLAWKVFGFQGGWLHAKIGLVLLLSGVHGYLAGAVRKFAEDRNEKPARHWRIVNEIPTLLMIAIVILVVVKPF; via the coding sequence ATGGCTCAGTCAAACAACACGGGCAACGCCGGCAACAGCACCGGCCAAGCGATGATGCGGATGACCGTCGGTATCGGCGTGCTGGTCGTTCTCACCGCGCTTTTGTTTTTCTTCGCCCCGGAGAGTTTCTATCCCTGGGCGAAGGCGATCCATATCCTCGCCGTCATCTCCTGGATGGCCGGCATGCTCTATCTGCCGCGCCTGTTCGTCTATCATGTCGATGCCGAGAAGGGTTCGGTGCAGTCGGAGACTTTCAAGGTGATGGAGCGGCGCCTGCTGCGCGGCATCATCAATCCGGCGATGATCGTGACCTGGGTGTTCGGCCTGTGGCTCGCCTGGAAAGTGTTTGGATTCCAAGGCGGGTGGCTGCACGCCAAGATCGGCTTGGTGCTTCTGTTGTCCGGCGTTCATGGCTATCTGGCTGGCGCGGTGCGCAAATTCGCCGAGGACCGCAATGAAAAACCGGCAAGGCACTGGCGGATCGTCAACGAGATCCCCACATTGCTGATGATCGCAATCGTGATCCTGGTTGTCGTCAAGCCGTTCTGA